The Rutidosis leptorrhynchoides isolate AG116_Rl617_1_P2 unplaced genomic scaffold, CSIRO_AGI_Rlap_v1 contig509, whole genome shotgun sequence genome contains a region encoding:
- the LOC139884134 gene encoding uncharacterized protein, translating to MASAGDDDADAVLSDVEDSDEPVPIAIKHSFSQDEVSIDRFRELLAELDRERKARQAAEGSKSELQVQFNRLKALAHEAIKKRDECTRQRDEALREKDDALRSKEKVSLELDEVLKQRDELSNQKDESVKQVDEAVKAKDSMRSEVETAAHMLITGIDKISGKVSHLKNFAAGGLPRSQKYTGLPAVAYGVVKRTNEIVEELLSQVETTSKSRDEAREQVEHRNYEIAIEVSQLEATISGLREEVTKKSSILENLKESLDEKDAKIVEIEKELSLKVNSVETEASELRQLASEYDDKLRKLEDRMEAQRPLLVAQLNLVSSIHERIYEIMKALDTDNSDQSEFSQSLFLPQETDNEENIRACLAGMESIFELSKLAAAKTWDVMDHKSRELKTLDEAVDRLVKEKEHIGSLLRGALSNRMTLDPSSKTNNLFQVAENGLREAGIDYKFSKVLGEEKVSHSGDKTVDQEMDDEIYTLAGALEKIVKASQLEIIELQHSVEQSKAESGSLKEHVEAQAKELNQRMHRIEELEEKERAANENVEGLMTDVAAAEEEINRWKVAAEQEAAAGRGVEQEFVAQLSALKQDLEEAKHAMMESEKKLKFKEETAAAAMAARDAAEKSLRLADLRANRLRDRVEELSRQLEEFETREDSRGRRGPRYVCWPWQWLGMDFVGIRHPETEQQSSNEMELSEPLL from the exons ATGGCGAGCGCCGGTGACGATGACGCCGACGCTGTTCTGAGCGACGTCGAGGACTCCGACGAACCGGTCCCGATCGCGATTAAACATTCGTTTTCTCAAGATGAAGTATCCATCGACAGGTTCCGTGAGCTTCTGGCGGAGCTCGATCGGGAGCGGAAGGCGCGCCAGGCGGCCGAAGGCTCGAAATCTGAATTGCAAGTTCAATTTAATCGATTGAAGGCGCTCGCTCATGAAGCGATCAAGAAGCGCGACGAATGCACGAGGCAGAGAGATGAAGCCCTCCGCGAGAAGGATGATGCTCTGAGATCCAAGGAGAAAGTTTCCTTAGAGTTGGATGAGGTTCTGAAGCAGAGAGATGAATTGTCGAATCAGAAAGATGAGTCCGTGAAGCAAGTGGATGAGGCTGTAAAGGCCAAGGATTCCATGCGATCGGAGGTCGAGACTGCCGCTCATATGTTGATTACTGGTATTGACAAGATATCTGGAAAAGTCAGTCACTTGAAGAATTTTGCTGCTGGAGGTTTGCCAAGGTCCCAGAAATACACTGGACTGCCTGCTGTAGCTTACGGAGTGGTCAAGAGAACAAATGAGATCGTTGAAGAGCTTCTTAGTCAGGTTGAAACTACCTCAAAGTCTAGGGACGAGGCAAGAGAACAAGTCGAACATAGAAATTATGAGATTGCCATCGAGGTTTCTCAGCTTGAAGCCACCATCAGCGGGTTGAGAGAAGAGGTGACGAAGAAAAGTTCAATCCTTGAGAATTTGAAGGAAAGTTTGGACGAAAAGGATGCCAAGATTGTGGAGATCGAAAAAGAGCTTTCTTTGAAGGTGAATTCAGTAGAGACTGAAGCTTCAGAGTTGAGGCAGTTAGCCAGTGAGTACGATGATAAATTGAGGAAGTTAGAAGATAGGATGGAAGCACAGAGGCCATTGCTTGTTGCACAGTTGAATCTTGTGTCCAGTATTCACGAAAGAATTTATGAAATTATGAAGGCCCTTGACACAGATAACTCTGACCAGTCAGAGTTCTCTCAGTCATTGTTTCTTCCTCAGGAAACAGATAATGAGGAGAACATTCGTGCTTGCTTAGCTGGGATGGAATCTATTTTTGAACTGAGTAAACTTGCGGCCGCAAAGACATGGGATGTAATGGACCATAAGAGTCGTGAACTGAAGACCTTGGATGAAGCAGTGGACAGATTAGTCAAGGAGAAAGAGCATATTGGGTCTTTACTCAGGGGTGCTTTGTCAAACAGGATGACACTGGACCCATCTTCCAAGACGAATAATTTATTCCAAGTTGCAGAGAATGGTTTGAGGGAGGCTGGAATTGATTACAAATTCAGTAAGGTTCTTGGAGAGGAAAAGGTTTCACATTCTGGCGATAAAACTGTTGATCAGGAAATGGACGATGAGATATACACTTTG GCTGGGGCTCTGGAGAAGATTGTTAAGGCGTCTCAGCTTGAAATTATTGAGTTGCAGCATTCAGTTGAGCAAT CTAAGGCAGAGTCGGGTTCACTTAAAGAGCATGTGGAGGCCCAAGCCAAGGAGTTGAACCAAAGAATGCATCGCATAGAAGAGCTTGAAGAAAAAGAGAGAGCAGCAAATGAAAAT GTTGAAGGGCTAATGACTGACGTAGCTGCTGCCGAAGAGGAAATAAATAGATGGAAAGTTGCAGCTGAGCAAGAGGCTGCAGCTGGTAGAGGTGTTGAGCAGGAGTTTGTGGCACAG TTGTCTGCTCTTAAGCAAGATCTTGAAGAAGCAAAGCATGCTATGATGGAATCGGAGAAAAAGTTAAAATTTAAGGAAGAGACGGCGGCTGCCGCCATGGCAGCAAGAGACGCAGCCGAGAAATCGTTGAGATTAGCGGATCTAAGGGCAAATAGACTGAGAGATAGAGTAGAAGAACTCAGTCGCCAGCTGGAAGAGTTTGAAACCCGGGAAGACTCTAGAGGCCGACGTGGTCCTAGATATGTTTGTTGGCCGTGGCAATGGCTAGGAATGGACTTTGTAGGAATACGGCATCCAGAGACGGAACAACAAAGTTCTAACGAAATGGAGCTCTCTGAACCTCTCCTCTGA